Proteins encoded within one genomic window of Halorussus salilacus:
- the secF gene encoding protein translocase subunit SecF, which yields MVAFEVPEVDYTKYTNRQLAAVPLAVLALALLILAGWYVTTGAPVALGTEFTGGTELRVQTATPSDELSDQFDAEVVSISPVQTADDTYIVTFGPDAENVGDQARNNLQPVEGQSEDDMVKSVQGTSASFGQNTQRLALYGLGVAFAGMSVLVFLMFRTFVPSIAVVISAFSDIVIPLALMNVLGIDLSLGTVAALLMLIGYSVDSDILLNNHILRRSGDFYESTYRAMQTGVTMTVTSLSAMAVMALVAYVFGIDLLASIGIVLVMGLAADLMNTYMLNLSLLRWYKYEGVAQ from the coding sequence ATGGTAGCCTTCGAAGTGCCGGAGGTGGATTATACCAAGTACACCAACCGGCAGTTGGCGGCGGTGCCGTTGGCGGTCCTCGCCCTCGCGCTGCTGATACTCGCCGGGTGGTACGTCACCACCGGCGCGCCGGTAGCGCTCGGAACCGAGTTCACGGGTGGGACCGAACTCAGGGTCCAGACCGCCACGCCGTCCGACGAGCTCTCCGACCAGTTCGACGCCGAGGTCGTGTCGATCAGCCCGGTCCAGACGGCCGACGACACCTACATCGTGACGTTCGGCCCCGACGCCGAGAACGTCGGCGACCAGGCGCGAAACAACCTCCAGCCAGTCGAGGGCCAGTCCGAAGACGACATGGTGAAGTCGGTGCAGGGCACCTCAGCGAGCTTCGGGCAGAACACCCAGCGGCTCGCGCTCTACGGACTGGGCGTCGCGTTTGCCGGGATGAGCGTGCTGGTCTTCCTGATGTTCCGGACGTTCGTCCCCTCCATCGCGGTCGTCATCTCGGCGTTCAGCGACATCGTCATCCCGCTGGCGCTGATGAACGTCCTCGGCATCGACCTCTCGCTGGGGACGGTCGCGGCGCTGTTGATGCTCATCGGTTACTCGGTCGACTCCGACATCCTGCTGAACAACCACATCCTGCGGCGGTCGGGTGACTTCTACGAGTCGACCTACCGCGCGATGCAGACCGGTGTGACCATGACCGTCACGTCGCTGTCGGCGATGGCCGTGATGGCGCTCGTCGCGTACGTCTTCGGCATCGACCTGCTGGCGTCCATCGGTATCGTACTCGTCATGGGGCTCGCGGCCGACCTGATGAACACGTACATGCTCAACCTCAGCCTGCTTCGCTGGTACAAGTACGAGGGGGTGGCCCAATGA